In BD1-7 clade bacterium, one genomic interval encodes:
- the mrpC gene encoding Na(+)/H(+) antiporter subunit C: protein MELLWCLVVGIMTACGVYLMMERHILRFLFGMMLVSNAINFAIFISGRLTRGNPPLIASGDVVPAAGYANPLPQALILTAIVIGFGLLLFALILAYRAIKDLGTGDMDKMDAEPQVSEEQT from the coding sequence ATGGAGCTTCTTTGGTGCTTGGTGGTTGGTATCATGACCGCCTGTGGTGTTTACCTGATGATGGAACGCCATATTCTGCGATTTTTATTCGGCATGATGCTGGTCAGTAATGCCATTAACTTTGCCATTTTTATTAGCGGGCGCCTGACCCGTGGTAACCCCCCGTTAATTGCGTCTGGTGATGTTGTGCCAGCTGCTGGTTATGCCAACCCTTTGCCTCAGGCATTGATTTTAACCGCCATTGTTATCGGGTTTGGTTTGTTGTTGTTCGCGTTGATTCTCGCTTATCGGGCTATCAAGGATCTAGGCACTGGCGATATGGATAAGATGGATGCCGAACCGCAGGTCAGTGAGGAACAAACATGA
- the mrpB gene encoding Na(+)/H(+) antiporter subunit B, with the protein MQTLIFRTSAHIVTSFMLVFAVYLLLRGHNAPGGGFIAGLIAVIAMALLMLAEGPDYVRQRLVYSPVIYAISGIVLSLFAGFIPLLFGKAFLTGLWAQNLPIGTPLLFDFGVFFAVLGSVLTILLNVEEELS; encoded by the coding sequence ATGCAAACTCTAATTTTTCGCACCTCGGCGCATATCGTCACTAGTTTCATGCTCGTGTTTGCCGTTTATTTATTGTTGCGCGGGCACAATGCTCCGGGTGGCGGTTTTATTGCTGGTTTGATTGCGGTTATTGCGATGGCATTACTGATGCTGGCTGAAGGGCCGGACTATGTTCGCCAACGTTTGGTTTATTCGCCGGTGATTTATGCCATATCCGGTATTGTGTTGAGCCTTTTTGCGGGTTTTATACCGCTGTTATTTGGCAAGGCATTTTTGACCGGGCTATGGGCGCAAAACTTACCTATTGGTACACCCTTGTTGTTTGATTTTGGAGTGTTTTTTGCCGTGCTTGGTTCTGTACTCACCATTTTGTTGAATGTCGAAGAGGAGCTGAGCTGA